The Leptotrichia sp. OH3620_COT-345 genome segment TTTTTAAAGGAAGAAGAGCAATAGGTGAAATACAGGGAAGAGGTGCTGTAAAAGATACGGCAAGAAAAGTATTTAGAGGAAATTTATATTTTAAAAAAGGTGCTGCACAGTCTGAAGGGAGAGAAGGAGAATTTGCTATATTATTGGATGAAAAAATAAAGGCTCATTCCATTCCTACATTATTTTGTGATGAAGATGACGTGATAGGTGAACATGCAGCATCAGTTGGAAAAGTCGACGAAGCAAAGCTGTTTTATCTTATGAGTAGAGGACTTTCCGAAAGTAGAGCGAAAAAACTTATTGTCGAATCATCATTCAGACCTGTACTTGATAACATAGATGATGAGGAAATAAGAGAAAATCTATTGGGAGAGCTGGAAAAGAGAATATAATTTTTCTGATTATTTAAGGCAAGAAATATGTAAAGTAGGAAAATTATTGAAAGGAGTTATAAAGCATGGACTATAGGAAAGAATTTCCAATATTCGAAAATATTGAAAATTACTATTTAGATACAGCTGCCACTTCACAGAAACCAAAGAGGGTACTGGATAAAATGATGGAGTATTATAAAAAATATAACGGAAATCCCGGCAGAGGTTCTCATACGCTCTCAATGGAAGCGTCAGGATTATTGACAGAAGCAAGGGAAACAGTAAGAAAATTTATAAATGCTGAAAGATCTGAAGAAGTGATTTTTACTAAAAATACAACGGAGTCTATTAACCTTATTGCTTATTCTTATGGAATGGAATTTCTAAATGAAGGGGACGAGATTGTACTTGGAATATCCAATCACCATGCTAATATAGTTCCGTGGCAATTTGTGGCCAAAAAGAAAAAATCAAAAATAAAATATGTGTATTTAGATGATAACGGACAGTTTGATTTGAATGATTTTAAATATAAACTGTCGGATAAAACGAAAATAGTGTCAGTTTCAGGAGTGGTAAATGTAACGGGAGTTATACAGCCTGTAAAGGAAATAATAGAAGCTGCACATAAAAAAAATGCTTTAGTCCTTGTAGATGCGGCACAGTCCATACTTCATTTCAGGCATGATGTTCAAGAATTGGGTGCTGATTTCCTTGTGTTTTCAGGGCATAAACTGTTCGCTCCAATGGGAATAGGTGTAATGTACGGTAAAAAAGAAGTTTTAGACAGTATGCCTCCTTTTTTATACGGAGGAGATATGATAGAATTTGTAACAGAGCAGGAGTCCACATTTGCACCTTTGCCTAACAAGTTTGAAGGAGGAACACAAAATGTGGAAGGGGCAGTAGCACTGAAAGAAGCGATAAATTTTATAGAAGAAATCGGATACGACAGGATAGACAAGATAGAAAAGGAATTAGCCATGAAGGCACTATTTGAAATTAAAAGGTTAGGTTTTGTTGAAACATACTGTACTGAAAATGTCGAAAGAACAGGGATAATAGCTTTTAATGTACAGGGTGTGCATTCTCATGATGTGGCGTTTATATTAGATTCATATAATGTCGCAGTCAGATCGGGACATCATTGTGCACAGCCATTGATGAACTATGTAGGAATTCCTTCTTGCTGTCGTGCAAGTTTCGGTATTTACAATAGTGACGAAGATATAGCCAAGCTTGTGGAAGGATTAAAAAAAATAAAGGAAGTGTTTGGAATATGAGTTTGGAGAAAATATATCAACAAACGATACTTGAATACAGTAACAGAAAGGATTTAAAAAAAGAAATAGAAGCTCCCACATACGTTGAAAGAGGTCATAATCCCAACTGCGGAGATGATTTGATATTGGAAATAAAATTAAATGGAAATATTATAGAAGATGCTGCGTTTCTGGGAAACGGCTGTGCCATTTCAAGTGCTTCGACAGCGATGATGATTGATTTAATAAAAGGCAAAACAATGGCAGAAGCTGAAGAAAAAGTAAATATATTTTTTAAAATGATGAAACAGGAAGAAAGACTGACTTCTGAAGAGATAAAAAAACTTGGAGATGCGGTATTGATGGAATATGTGGCAAAAATGCCTGCAAGAATAAAATGTGCCACTTTGAGTTGGCATTCGTTAAGAATTATTACTGAAAAAAATAGATAGGTAAATTTTAATTTTAATGAAATCAAAGCTTTTTTTATAATTGACATTTAGAAAATAAATTATTATAATAATATAAATTAATGTAAATACTATTTTTAGATAAGGATGTGTTTTTATGAAAAGAGTTTTGATTTTGTTAACAGTTTTATTAATTATAGTTTCATGTGGAAAAGGAAAAAATAGCAGTAAGTCAGATGAAGGGAAGGTAAATCAGAAACAACAAGTTAATGAGGTTCAAAAATATAATTCATATATAAAAATATATAATGAATTATTAAATTTTGAAAAAAGCATAAACTATTATATCGAAGATGCAGGAAATCAGGAACAGGTTCAGAAACCTGAAAATGGTGTGACGATCTCTTTTGCTGATTTGTCTTATTTAGTAGAGACTATTAAAAAAGCTGAAGTAATGAAACCTAAAATGGATGAGTTGGATAAAACTGCTAAAGATCTGCTTCCTGTAATGGAGGAATTTGCTCCTCTCGTTGCAGAAATGAAAACGTATTATCAGGGAAAAGACTATACAAGCGATAATTATAAAAAAGCTCAGGAATTTCATACAAAATTTTTAGCATCATTAAAAAAATATGATGAAACTGTAAAGCAGTTCAGAGCTGCAATGGATAAAAAAGTTGCGGAACAGAGAGAAAAAGATATGAATATGCTGAAAAAGGAAGGTAGAGTTATAACCTATAACAGATTGGTTATTTTAAATGTGGCTGAAGAAATATTGGCTGAAATAAAAAAGCAAAATTTAAACGGAGGAAATTTAACATCAGGGGATGTGTCTAAGTTCAAACCTCTTCAAGAAAAGCTTATTAATGCAGTATCTGAATTTCAGACATCGGTAAATGATGGAAAGCAGCTTGAAAAAGAAGGATATAAAAGTCATAGTATAAGCGGGTTTGTAAGAGAAGCTACTGACTTCAAAGCAGCTGTAGCTAC includes the following:
- the sufU gene encoding Fe-S cluster assembly sulfur transfer protein SufU; the protein is MSLEKIYQQTILEYSNRKDLKKEIEAPTYVERGHNPNCGDDLILEIKLNGNIIEDAAFLGNGCAISSASTAMMIDLIKGKTMAEAEEKVNIFFKMMKQEERLTSEEIKKLGDAVLMEYVAKMPARIKCATLSWHSLRIITEKNR
- a CDS encoding YiiG family protein, coding for MKRVLILLTVLLIIVSCGKGKNSSKSDEGKVNQKQQVNEVQKYNSYIKIYNELLNFEKSINYYIEDAGNQEQVQKPENGVTISFADLSYLVETIKKAEVMKPKMDELDKTAKDLLPVMEEFAPLVAEMKTYYQGKDYTSDNYKKAQEFHTKFLASLKKYDETVKQFRAAMDKKVAEQREKDMNMLKKEGRVITYNRLVILNVAEEILAEIKKQNLNGGNLTSGDVSKFKPLQEKLINAVSEFQTSVNDGKQLEKEGYKSHSISGFVREATDFKAAVATFIKKIENKEKIDNNTLQNSFFLENENGSPENVIKSFNELVNEYNRMN
- a CDS encoding SufS family cysteine desulfurase encodes the protein MDYRKEFPIFENIENYYLDTAATSQKPKRVLDKMMEYYKKYNGNPGRGSHTLSMEASGLLTEARETVRKFINAERSEEVIFTKNTTESINLIAYSYGMEFLNEGDEIVLGISNHHANIVPWQFVAKKKKSKIKYVYLDDNGQFDLNDFKYKLSDKTKIVSVSGVVNVTGVIQPVKEIIEAAHKKNALVLVDAAQSILHFRHDVQELGADFLVFSGHKLFAPMGIGVMYGKKEVLDSMPPFLYGGDMIEFVTEQESTFAPLPNKFEGGTQNVEGAVALKEAINFIEEIGYDRIDKIEKELAMKALFEIKRLGFVETYCTENVERTGIIAFNVQGVHSHDVAFILDSYNVAVRSGHHCAQPLMNYVGIPSCCRASFGIYNSDEDIAKLVEGLKKIKEVFGI